The nucleotide window ATCGACAGGTCGTGCGCGATGAAGACGTAACTCAGGCCGAACTCGCTCTGGAGCCGGTCCATCAGGTTGATGACCTGCGCCTGCACGGAGACGTCGAGGGCCGACACCGGCTCGTCCGCGACGATGATCTCCGGGCGCAGGGCGAGGCCGCGCGCGATGCCGATGCGCTGGCGCTGGCCGCCGGAGAACTGGTGCGGATAGCGGTTGATGTACTCGGGGTTGAGCCCGACCACGTCGAGAAGGTCCTGGACGTGCTTGCGCCGGTCGCCCTTCGGCGCGACCTCGGGGTGGATCTCGTACGGCTCCCCGATGATGTCGCCGACGGTCATCCGGGGGTTGAGCGAGGTGTACGGGTCCTGGAAGACCATCTGGATGTTGCGGCGCACGGCCTTGAGCGCGCGGCCGGACAGTTTGGCGATGTCCTCGCCCTTGTAGCGGATCTCGCCCGCGGTGGGTCTCTCCAGGTTGACCAGCATCCTGGCGACCGTCGACTTGCCGCAGCCGGACTCGCCGACGATGCCGAGGGTTTCCCCGGCGCCGAGGTCGAAGTCGACGCCGTCGACCGCCTTGACCGCGCCCACCTGTGTGCGGAACAGGATGCCCTGGGTGAGCGGGTAGTGCTTGACGAGACCGCGCACCTGGAGGATCGGGTCGGCCACCGGGGTGTCCGGGCGCTCGGCCGCCGGACCGCTCGTCGGCTCAGCCATCGAGGCACTCCCTCCAGAAGTGGCAGGCGCTCCTGCGGTCCGGGCCCGCCCCGGTCACCTCGTACAGCGGCGGCACGTCGGTGCGGCAGACGTCCCGGGCCATGGGGCAGCGCGGGTTGAAGGCGCAGCCGGGCGGGATGTTCATCAGGTTCGGCGGCAGGCCCTTGATCGCGTACAGCTCCCGGCCCTTCTGGTCGAGCCGCGGGATCGACTCCAGGAGGCCCTTGGTGTACGGGTGCGCCGGGGCCTTGTAGATGTCGTGGACCGGCGCGGACTCGACGATCGTGCCCGCGTACATCACGGCGATCCGGTCGGCGACGTCCGCGACCACGCCGAGGTCGTGGGTGATGAGGATGAGACCCATGTCGAGCTCGCGCCGCAGCTCGGCGAGCAGGTCCATGACCTGGGCCTGGACGGTGACGTCGAGGGCGGTGGTGGGTTCGTCGGCGATGATCAGGGCGGGTTCGAGGGCCAGCGCCATCGCGATCATGATGCGCTGGCGCATGCCGCCGGAGAACTGGTGGGGGTAGTCGCCCACCCGTGAGGCGGCGCCCGGGATGCGTACGCGGTCCATCAGTTCGACGGCCCTGGCCTTCGCGTCCTTGCGGGACAGGCCCCGGTGGACCGTGAACATCTCGCCGAGCTGGGCGCCGACGCTGAGCACCGGGTTCAGGGACGACAGCGCGTCCTGGAAGATCATCGCCATCTGGGCGCCGCGGACCTTGCGCCGCTCCTCCTCCTTGAACTTCAGGAGGTCCTGCCCCTTGAAGAGGATCTCGCCCGCGGTGATCTTCCCGGGCGGGGTGTCGAGGATGCCCATCACGGCCTGCGCGGTCACGGACTTGCCGGAGCCGGACTCGCCGAGCACCGCGAGCGTCTCGCCCTCGTCCACGCTGTAGGTGACGCCGTTGACGGCTCTGGCCACGCCGTCCCGCATCCTGAACTCCACGTGCAGATCGCGTACTTCGAGCAGCACGGCGGTCACCTCAGCTTCGGGTCGAGGGCGTCGCGCACCGCGTCGCCGAGCATGATGAACGCGAGGACGGTGACGGCCAGCGCCCCGGCCGGCCACAGCAGCGCGTGCGGCGCGGTGCGGATGTACTGGGACGCCGAGGAGATGTCGATGCCCCAGCTCACCGTGGGCGGTTTCAGACCGACCCCGAGGAACGACAGGGTCGCCTCCAGCGAGATGTACGTACCGAGCGCGATGGTCGCCACGACGATGACCGGGGCGATCGCGTTGGGCGTGATGTGCCGCAGCAGCATCCGGGAGTTGGAGGCGCCGAGCGCCCGGGCGGCCTGGACGTAGTCGTTCTGCCTGGTGGTGATGACCGACCCGCGGGCGATGCGGGAGATCTGCGGCCAGCCGAGCAGCACCATGAAGCCGATCACGGGCCAGATCGTGGAGCTGGTGACGACGGACAGCAGCACCAGGCCGCCGAGGACGACGGGGATCGCGAAGAAGATGTCGGTGATACGGGAGAGGACCGCGTCCCACGCCCCGCCGAAGAACCCGGCGAGGCCGCCGAGGACCGAGCCGAGGACCGCCACCCCGAGCGTGGCGCACACGCCGACGGTGACGGAGACCCGGGCCCCGTACACGGTGCGCGTGTAGACGTCGCAGCCCTGGCCGTTGTACCCGAAGGGGTGGCCGGGCTGGGAGCCCTCCTGGGATTTGCCGAGGTCGCACTTGAGGGGGTTGCCGGAGGCGATCAGCGAGGGCCACAGGGAGATGACGACCAGGAAGAGGATGACCAGCCCCGAGATGATGAAGACGGGATTGCGCCGCAGGTCGCGCCAGGCGTCGGACCACAGGGAACGGGGCTTGTCCTGCGGGCCCCTGCCGTCGGGTCCGTCGGGGGCCTTCCGGAGGGAGGCGCCCTCCTCCGTGGCGAGGTCCATCGCGCCGCCCATGCCGGTCGCGGCGATGGCGCCGTCCTCGGGGGCGCGGCCGCCGCCGGACAGGTACGGCCCCGGCGGCATGGAGGGCAGGGGCCGCTCCGGCGGCGTCGGCTGCTCAGGCATAGCGGATCCTCGGGTCGAGTACGGCGTACAGGAGGTCGACCAGCAGGTTGGCCACCAGGAAGACGAGGACGAGGACGGTCACGAAGCCGACGACGGTCTGCGTGTTCTGGCGCAGGATGCCCTGGTAGAGCTGGAAGCCGACGCCGTGGATGTTGAAGATCCGCTCGGTGACGATCGCGCCGCCCATCAGCGCGCCGATGTCGGTGCCGATGAAGGTGACCACCGGGATCAGCGAGTTGCGCAGCAGGTGCCGGGTGATGACCCGGCGCCGGGGCAGTCCCTTAGCGACGGCCGTACGGACGTAGTCGGCGCGCCGGTTCTCGGCGATGGAGGTCCGGGTCAGCCGGGTCACGTAGGCGAGGGAGACGGACGCGAGGACCAGGCCCGGCACGATCAGCTCGCCGAAGGGCGCCTCCGAGGAGACGGACGGGCTGATCCAGCCCCATTTGACGCCGAGGAGCAGCTGGAGCAGCAGGCCGGTGACGAAGGTGGGCACCGAGATGACGACGAGGGTGACCAGCAGGACGCCGGTGTCGACGGGCCGGCCGCGGCGCAGTCCGGTGACGACGCCCAGCAGGATGCCGATGACGACCTCGAAGAGGATGGCGACGATCGTGAGCCGGACGGTGACCGGGAAGGCGCTCGACATCAGCTCGGTGACCTCCTGCCCGTTGAACGCGGTGCCGAAGTCGCCGGTGAAGACGTTGCCCATGTAGGTCGCGTACTGCTGCCACACGGGCTTGTCGAGGCCGAACTCCTTGCGGAGCTGGGTCGCGGTGGCGGGGTCGCACTGCCGGTCGCCGCACAGGCCCGCGACGGGGTCGCCCATCACGTTCACCATCAGGAAGATCAACAGGGTGGCGCCGATGAAGACCGGGATCATCTGCAGCAGGCGCCGGATCACATACCGTCCCATGAGGGCTCCGGAGGTAGGCGGGGGCGCGCGCCTGGTGTTTCACCGAAGTGCGCGCCCCCGTGGCTCAGCTGACCTTGATCTCGTTGTAGACGGGCAGGCTGAACGGGTTCAGCGCCACGTCCGAGATGCGGTCCGAGTAGCCGGCGCTGCCGTTCTGGTACCAGAGCGGGATGGCACCCATGTCGTCCCGCAGGACCTCCTCGGCCTGCTGGAACAGGTCGACGGCCTTGGCCTGGTCGGTCTCCGCGTTGGCCTTGTCGACGAGGCCGTCGAACTCCTTGCTGGTCCACTTGCCGTCGTTGGACGAGGCGTTGGTGTAGTACAGCGGCTGCAGGAAGTTCTGGATCAGCGGGTAGTCCATCTGCCAGCCGGCCCGGAAGGGGCCCGACATCTTGGACTGGGTGATCTGGTTGCGGAAGTCGGCGAAGGTGCCGACCGGGTTGCCGACGCAGGCCTTGTCGTTGCCGAGCGCGTTGTTGACCGAGTTGCACACGGCGTCCACCCACTCCTTGTGGGAGCCGGTGTCCGCGTTGTACGAGATCTTGACCTGGCCGCCGGGCAGCCCGCCGCCGTCCTCGATCATCTTCTTGGCCTTGGCGGGGTCGTACTCGCAGGCGTCACCGCACAGCCCCTCCTTGAAGCCGCCGTCCTCGCCGAGGACGGGCGAGGTCCAGTCGGTGGCGGGGGTGCGCGTCTTCTGGAAGATGGTCTCGGTGATCTGCTTGCGGTTGATCGCCATGGACAGGCCGGTGCGGACCTTCTCCATCCCCTCCTTGCCCCAGTTCTTGTCGTAGAACGGGAAGGCGAGGGTCTGGATGATGCCGGCGGGCGTGTTGATGTACCGGTCGCCGAGGTCGCTCTTGGCGTTCTTCAGCTGCGAGGCGGGCACGTCGTCGACGAGGTCGAGGTTGCCGGCCATCAGGTCCGTGTAGGCGGTGTTGTTGTCGGTGTAGACCTTGAGGTCCACCCCGCCGTTCTCGGCCTTGTCGTCCCCCGGGTACTTGTCCCATGTGCGCAGCTTCATCACCGAGCCCTTGGCGTACGAGTCCACGGTGTACGGGCCGTTGCCGACCGGCTTCTTCAGCCAGGCCGCGTGGTCGTCGAAGAACGCCTTGGGCAGCGGCGCGAAGGCGGCGTAGCCGAGGGTGTCGGGGAAGGTCGAGAACTTCTGGTTGAGCTTGACGGTGAAGGTCCGCTCACCGGTGACCTTCAGGCCGGAGAGGGTGTCGGCCGTCTGCTTGCCGCCGTCCTCCGGGTGGGCCTTGTCGTAGCCGTCGATGTACCCGAAGAAGTACGCGTTCTTCTGGTTGTTCTTGAGACTGGCGCCGTAGTTCCAGGCGTCCACGAACGACTTGGCGGTGACGGCCTCGCCGTTGCTGAACGTCCAGCCGTCCTTGACGGTGACGGTGAAGTTCTGCGAGTCCGAGGTCTCGATCTTCTCGGCCAGCATGTCCTTGGCCTCGCCGGTCTTCGCGTCGTAGCGCTTGAGGCCGCGGAAGACCATGTCGAGGACCTTGCCGCCCTGCACCTCGTTGGTGTTCGCCGGCTCCAGGGGGTTCTGCGGGTCGCCCCACGAGGAGCTGACGATGCCGGAGCCGTCACCGCCGCCGCTGTCGCCTCCGTCTCCCCCGCCCCCGCAGGCCGTCGCCGCGAGGGCTGCCGCCGTCGCGCACACGGCCCATCTGGCGTGCGTGGCTCCACGCATGGAGTGCCTCCTCTTAGCTGCGCTGCGGCTCCGGCGCCGGAGCCGGTACCTTTGCGCCCAATATCTGCGCATAAGTCCCTTAGCGCACATTCGTCCACCCACATGGGTGTGGATGCACTCCGGATGCCGTAGCGCTGGCGCTTCGCCGGGGAGGGGACGGTGTGTTCGGCCTGCGGGTCGGATGTGGCTTGTCGCGCAGTTCCCCGCGCCCCTGACGGGGCACGCAGTGCCCCTCCTGGGGGCGCGGGGAACTGCGCGGTCAGCCCTCTCACCGGCCGGCAGCCGGTATGCGGGCGGGTGACGCGGCGGGGCGGAGCCGGCCTCTCAGGCGTCCAGGTTCAGTTCGCCTACGACCTCGTCGCCGAGTGTCTCTCCCGTGCGGCGGAAGCCGAGGCGCAGGTAGAACGGCTCGGGGCCGCCCTCGCCCTCGCCCCAGGTGACCGTGACGAGCCGGGAGCGGCCTCGGCGGCGGATCTCCTCGCAGACCGCGCGCACGGCGAACGTGCCGTACCCCCGGCCCTGCCTGCCCTCGGCGATGTTGAGCCGCCACAGGCCGGAGCGGAGCCGGTCCCCGGGGTCGTCGGGGTCGAAGCGGACGTCGAAGAAGGCCATGACGAAACCGACGGGCTCGTCACCGTCGTAGACCAGCCGGGGCCAGGCGGTCCGGGGCTGCGCGTACGCCTCGGCGAGGGACTTCACCACCGGGGACACGAACCGTTCCTGATCGGGACGGACCCTCAGGGCGAGGGCGGCCCCGACGTTGTCGGCCGTGATCTCCTCCAGGCGCAGGGACGACGGGGACCCGGCCCGGGCGGGCTCGCGGGCGGGGTCCGCCTCCCCCCGCTCCACGCAGAACTCGTTGCCCTCCGGGTCCGCCAGGAGGACCCAGCCGCCGCCGTCCGGTCGCGTCCGGTCCGCGAGCAGGCGGGCGCCGAGCGCGATCGCCCGTTCGACCTCCGCCGCCCGGGTGCGCCCCGTCGGCCGCAGGTCGAGGTGGATGCGGTTCTTGGCCGTCTTGCCCTCCGGGACCCGCACGAAGAGCAGCCGTGGACCGCCCCCGGGGTCCTCGATCAGCGCCTCCGGGTCACCGGGCTTGTCGTCGTCGGCCAGCGGCCGTCCGAGCAGCTCGCTCCAGAACAGCCCGAGGTCGTACGGATCCCCCGTGCAGTCGAAGGTGATGCTGTGGAGGGCGGGATGCACGCCGTACGTCCCCTCAGGCACCCGTCCGCCCGTCGAGCAGTTCGCGGACGATGTCGAGGTGGCCGTTGTGGCGGGACGTCTCCTCGACGAGGTGGAGGACGATCCAGCGCAGGTCGACGTACGTCCCGTCCCGGACCGGCCGCCCGGCCTTCTCGTCCAGGTCGTGCTCGGCCAGCAGGCGGCGGTGCCGGGCGCTCTGCTCCTCGTACTCGGCGAGGAGCCTGGGCAGCGGGATGTCGACGGCGAGCCGCATCTCGGGGTCCGGGTCCTCCTCGGTCGCCCCGACCAGCGGGCCGGACGGCTCCCCGCCCAGGAACACCACCTGGAACCAGTGGTGCTCGACCCACCGCAGATGGCTGATCAGGCCGCACAGCGTCATCAGCGGGGAGTCCGGCAGCGGTGCTCTGCGCGCGTCCTGCGGGGACACGTCCTCGCACTTGGCGCGCGCGGTGTCCCGTGCGTAGTCGAGGAAGGTGGCCAGCTGGGTGCGTTCGTCCCAGGCGGGGGGTGTGTCTGTTCGGGTCATGGGTGGGGAGCCT belongs to Streptomyces sp. V3I8 and includes:
- a CDS encoding ABC transporter permease, coding for MGRYVIRRLLQMIPVFIGATLLIFLMVNVMGDPVAGLCGDRQCDPATATQLRKEFGLDKPVWQQYATYMGNVFTGDFGTAFNGQEVTELMSSAFPVTVRLTIVAILFEVVIGILLGVVTGLRRGRPVDTGVLLVTLVVISVPTFVTGLLLQLLLGVKWGWISPSVSSEAPFGELIVPGLVLASVSLAYVTRLTRTSIAENRRADYVRTAVAKGLPRRRVITRHLLRNSLIPVVTFIGTDIGALMGGAIVTERIFNIHGVGFQLYQGILRQNTQTVVGFVTVLVLVFLVANLLVDLLYAVLDPRIRYA
- a CDS encoding ABC transporter ATP-binding protein, which codes for MLLEVRDLHVEFRMRDGVARAVNGVTYSVDEGETLAVLGESGSGKSVTAQAVMGILDTPPGKITAGEILFKGQDLLKFKEEERRKVRGAQMAMIFQDALSSLNPVLSVGAQLGEMFTVHRGLSRKDAKARAVELMDRVRIPGAASRVGDYPHQFSGGMRQRIMIAMALALEPALIIADEPTTALDVTVQAQVMDLLAELRRELDMGLILITHDLGVVADVADRIAVMYAGTIVESAPVHDIYKAPAHPYTKGLLESIPRLDQKGRELYAIKGLPPNLMNIPPGCAFNPRCPMARDVCRTDVPPLYEVTGAGPDRRSACHFWRECLDG
- a CDS encoding ABC transporter ATP-binding protein gives rise to the protein MAEPTSGPAAERPDTPVADPILQVRGLVKHYPLTQGILFRTQVGAVKAVDGVDFDLGAGETLGIVGESGCGKSTVARMLVNLERPTAGEIRYKGEDIAKLSGRALKAVRRNIQMVFQDPYTSLNPRMTVGDIIGEPYEIHPEVAPKGDRRKHVQDLLDVVGLNPEYINRYPHQFSGGQRQRIGIARGLALRPEIIVADEPVSALDVSVQAQVINLMDRLQSEFGLSYVFIAHDLSIVRHISDRVGVMYLGRIVETGRDAEIYDHPTHPYTQALLSAVPVPDPEAREYRERIILTGDVPSPANIPSGCRFRTRCWKARERCALEVPLLAVPAAFRYEGGPAAHDSACHFAEEKQVVPPKEAK
- a CDS encoding ABC transporter permease — encoded protein: MPEQPTPPERPLPSMPPGPYLSGGGRAPEDGAIAATGMGGAMDLATEEGASLRKAPDGPDGRGPQDKPRSLWSDAWRDLRRNPVFIISGLVILFLVVISLWPSLIASGNPLKCDLGKSQEGSQPGHPFGYNGQGCDVYTRTVYGARVSVTVGVCATLGVAVLGSVLGGLAGFFGGAWDAVLSRITDIFFAIPVVLGGLVLLSVVTSSTIWPVIGFMVLLGWPQISRIARGSVITTRQNDYVQAARALGASNSRMLLRHITPNAIAPVIVVATIALGTYISLEATLSFLGVGLKPPTVSWGIDISSASQYIRTAPHALLWPAGALAVTVLAFIMLGDAVRDALDPKLR
- a CDS encoding GNAT family N-acetyltransferase; its protein translation is MRLEEITADNVGAALALRVRPDQERFVSPVVKSLAEAYAQPRTAWPRLVYDGDEPVGFVMAFFDVRFDPDDPGDRLRSGLWRLNIAEGRQGRGYGTFAVRAVCEEIRRRGRSRLVTVTWGEGEGGPEPFYLRLGFRRTGETLGDEVVGELNLDA
- a CDS encoding DinB family protein, with the protein product MTRTDTPPAWDERTQLATFLDYARDTARAKCEDVSPQDARRAPLPDSPLMTLCGLISHLRWVEHHWFQVVFLGGEPSGPLVGATEEDPDPEMRLAVDIPLPRLLAEYEEQSARHRRLLAEHDLDEKAGRPVRDGTYVDLRWIVLHLVEETSRHNGHLDIVRELLDGRTGA
- a CDS encoding ABC transporter substrate-binding protein, with translation MRGATHARWAVCATAAALAATACGGGGDGGDSGGGDGSGIVSSSWGDPQNPLEPANTNEVQGGKVLDMVFRGLKRYDAKTGEAKDMLAEKIETSDSQNFTVTVKDGWTFSNGEAVTAKSFVDAWNYGASLKNNQKNAYFFGYIDGYDKAHPEDGGKQTADTLSGLKVTGERTFTVKLNQKFSTFPDTLGYAAFAPLPKAFFDDHAAWLKKPVGNGPYTVDSYAKGSVMKLRTWDKYPGDDKAENGGVDLKVYTDNNTAYTDLMAGNLDLVDDVPASQLKNAKSDLGDRYINTPAGIIQTLAFPFYDKNWGKEGMEKVRTGLSMAINRKQITETIFQKTRTPATDWTSPVLGEDGGFKEGLCGDACEYDPAKAKKMIEDGGGLPGGQVKISYNADTGSHKEWVDAVCNSVNNALGNDKACVGNPVGTFADFRNQITQSKMSGPFRAGWQMDYPLIQNFLQPLYYTNASSNDGKWTSKEFDGLVDKANAETDQAKAVDLFQQAEEVLRDDMGAIPLWYQNGSAGYSDRISDVALNPFSLPVYNEIKVS